In Xanthomonas sacchari, a genomic segment contains:
- a CDS encoding heme lyase CcmF/NrfE family subunit, with protein sequence MSAELGQCALILALLLALVQGVLPLLGAWRGQRAWMAVARPAAYAQAGFAWLAFALLGYALLQLDFSVRYVAANANLAQPWYYRLAAVWGAHEGSLLLWIAILNLWTVALARSGRHLPEAFAARVLGVLGLIASGFLAFVLFTSNPFARLSPMPRDGSELNPVLQDPGMVLHPPVLYTGYVGFSVAFAFAIAALLGGEQHQAWVRWARPWTNVAWGFLSAGIVAGSWWAYAELGWGGWWFWDPVENASFMPWLVGAALIHTQAVTEKRGALGAWTLLLSILAFSLALLGTFLVRSGVLTSVHAFAADPRRGLYILGFLVLVVGGSLLLYALRAPRLPAGKPFAALSRETAILVGNLMLSVAAAMVLLGTLFPLLGDALQLGKLSVGPPYFGLLFPLLMLPVVLLLPFGPYLRWGRTEPGALRAVAARAGLAALACALLAWLLSAGTLRAVAGVAAAAWVGVGTALYALTRWRSAPRGRRFPAELAGMLLAHAGVAVFVAGVLLSESLSVERDVRLDPGQSAQIGAHAFRFDGVRLVDGPNWKAEQGTVSVLRDGAVVAVLHPQKRLYSSERIQTEAAIDAGVLRDLYVALGEPVDDQHIEYGWTLRLYDKPCIRWIWAGGLLMMLGGFVSAGARRLRAQPIADSAATPAALAGAAP encoded by the coding sequence ATGAGCGCCGAACTCGGCCAGTGCGCGCTGATCCTGGCCTTGCTGCTGGCGCTGGTGCAGGGCGTGCTGCCACTGCTCGGCGCCTGGCGCGGCCAGCGCGCCTGGATGGCGGTGGCGCGGCCGGCGGCCTACGCCCAGGCCGGCTTCGCCTGGCTGGCCTTCGCCCTGCTCGGCTACGCGCTGCTGCAGCTGGATTTCTCGGTGCGCTACGTCGCCGCCAACGCCAACCTGGCGCAGCCCTGGTACTACCGGCTGGCCGCGGTGTGGGGCGCGCACGAGGGCTCTTTGCTGCTGTGGATCGCCATCCTCAACCTGTGGACGGTGGCACTGGCGCGCAGCGGCCGGCATCTGCCCGAGGCCTTCGCCGCGCGCGTGCTCGGCGTGCTCGGGCTGATCGCCAGCGGGTTCCTGGCCTTCGTCCTGTTCACCTCCAATCCGTTCGCGCGGCTGTCGCCGATGCCGCGCGACGGCAGCGAACTCAACCCGGTGCTGCAGGACCCGGGCATGGTGCTGCATCCGCCAGTGCTGTACACCGGCTACGTCGGCTTCTCGGTGGCCTTCGCCTTCGCCATCGCCGCGCTGCTCGGCGGCGAGCAACACCAAGCCTGGGTACGCTGGGCGCGGCCGTGGACCAACGTCGCCTGGGGCTTCCTCAGCGCCGGTATCGTCGCCGGCAGCTGGTGGGCCTACGCCGAGCTGGGCTGGGGCGGCTGGTGGTTCTGGGATCCGGTGGAGAACGCCAGCTTCATGCCGTGGCTGGTCGGCGCGGCGCTGATCCACACCCAGGCGGTCACCGAAAAGCGCGGCGCGCTCGGCGCCTGGACCCTGCTGCTGTCGATCCTGGCGTTCTCGCTGGCGTTGCTGGGCACCTTCCTGGTCCGCTCCGGCGTGCTGACCTCGGTGCACGCCTTCGCCGCCGACCCGCGCCGCGGCCTGTACATCCTCGGCTTCCTGGTGCTGGTGGTCGGCGGCTCGCTGCTGCTGTACGCGCTGCGCGCGCCGCGCCTGCCCGCCGGCAAGCCGTTCGCCGCGCTGTCGCGGGAGACCGCGATCCTGGTCGGCAACCTGATGCTGAGCGTGGCCGCGGCGATGGTGCTGCTGGGCACGCTGTTCCCGCTGCTCGGCGATGCGCTGCAGCTGGGCAAGCTCTCGGTCGGGCCACCCTACTTCGGCCTGCTGTTCCCGCTGCTGATGCTGCCGGTGGTGCTGCTGTTGCCGTTCGGTCCCTACCTGCGCTGGGGTCGCACCGAGCCGGGCGCGCTGCGTGCGGTGGCCGCGCGCGCCGGGTTGGCGGCCCTGGCCTGCGCACTGCTGGCGTGGCTGCTCAGCGCCGGCACGCTGCGCGCGGTGGCCGGGGTCGCCGCCGCGGCCTGGGTCGGCGTCGGCACCGCGCTGTATGCGCTCACCCGCTGGCGCAGCGCCCCGCGCGGCCGCCGCTTTCCGGCCGAACTGGCCGGCATGCTGCTGGCGCATGCCGGGGTCGCGGTGTTCGTGGCCGGCGTGCTGCTGTCGGAGAGCCTGTCGGTGGAACGCGACGTACGCCTGGATCCCGGCCAAAGCGCGCAGATCGGCGCGCATGCGTTCCGCTTCGACGGCGTGCGCCTGGTCGACGGCCCCAACTGGAAGGCCGAGCAAGGCACCGTGAGCGTGTTGCGCGACGGCGCGGTCGTGGCGGTGCTGCATCCGCAGAAGCGCCTGTACAGCAGCGAGCGCATCCAGACCGAGGCGGCGATCGATGCCGGCGTGCTGCGCGACCTGTACGTCGCGCTGGGCGAACCGGTCGACGACCAGCACATCGAGTACGGCTGGACCCTGCGCCTGTACGACAAGCCCTGCATCCGCTGGATCTGGGCCGGCGGCCTGCTGATGATGCTCGGCGGCTTCGTCAGCGCCGGCGCGCGCCGCTTGCGCGCGCAGCCGATCGCGGACAGCGCCGCTACGCCGGCCGCACTCGCCGGCGCCGCACCATGA
- a CDS encoding heme ABC transporter permease, protein MRSWIPLWLHRLGAPPTFYRLAGAVRPWSLAAAVLLGAVAGYGGLVLAPPDYQQHDAYRILFVHVPCAWMSLFVYAAMGVAGLVALVWRVKLAEIACMASAPIGAAFTFVTLCTGSLWGRPMWGTWWTWDARLTSELVLLFLYLGVIGLHRAIDDPRQGARAAALLALVGLINLPIVHYSVVWWNTLHQGSTVRVLGPSKMPLSMLWPLLFGVAASKCYYVASLCGRMRTDLLALERGKAWVRAIALQAAPVPASPANTAPLPAEHAA, encoded by the coding sequence ATGCGTTCCTGGATCCCGCTCTGGTTGCACCGGCTCGGCGCGCCGCCGACCTTCTACCGCCTGGCCGGCGCGGTGCGCCCGTGGAGCCTGGCCGCGGCGGTGCTGCTCGGCGCCGTGGCCGGCTACGGCGGGCTGGTGCTGGCGCCGCCGGACTACCAGCAGCACGACGCCTACCGCATCCTCTTCGTGCATGTGCCGTGCGCGTGGATGAGCCTGTTCGTCTACGCGGCGATGGGCGTCGCCGGCCTGGTCGCGCTGGTGTGGCGGGTGAAACTGGCAGAGATCGCCTGCATGGCCTCGGCGCCGATCGGCGCCGCCTTCACCTTCGTCACCCTGTGCACCGGCTCGCTGTGGGGCCGGCCGATGTGGGGCACCTGGTGGACCTGGGACGCGCGGCTGACCTCGGAACTGGTGCTGCTGTTCCTGTACCTGGGCGTGATCGGCCTGCACCGCGCCATCGACGATCCGCGCCAGGGCGCGCGCGCCGCCGCGCTGCTGGCGCTGGTCGGGCTGATCAACCTGCCGATCGTGCATTACTCGGTGGTCTGGTGGAACACCCTGCACCAGGGGTCCACCGTGCGCGTGCTGGGCCCGTCGAAGATGCCGCTGTCGATGCTGTGGCCGCTGCTGTTCGGCGTGGCCGCCAGCAAGTGCTACTACGTCGCGAGCCTGTGCGGACGCATGCGCACCGACCTGCTGGCGCTGGAGCGCGGCAAGGCCTGGGTGCGGGCGATCGCACTGCAGGCAGCGCCGGTGCCGGCGTCGCCGGCAAACACCGCACCGCTGCCCGCGGAGCACGCGGCATGA
- the ccmD gene encoding heme exporter protein CcmD: MSGFWAMGGYAVYVWSAYALALVVLSLDSLLPRRRQRRLLAGIRAQVAREQARRARGTATASTGARDASHP, encoded by the coding sequence ATGAGCGGCTTCTGGGCGATGGGCGGCTACGCCGTCTACGTGTGGAGCGCGTACGCGCTGGCCTTGGTCGTGCTGAGCCTGGACAGCCTGCTGCCGCGCCGCCGCCAGCGCCGCCTGCTCGCCGGGATCCGCGCGCAAGTGGCCCGCGAACAGGCCCGCCGCGCCCGCGGCACCGCAACCGCCAGCACCGGAGCGCGCGATGCATCCCACCCGTAA
- a CDS encoding RNA polymerase sigma factor has translation MNDTDLLGDATDRMLLRRMAASDREALARLYRAYHGRLCRFLSRLTRRPDIIEEAINDCFWIVWQKAGDFRGDSQVSTWIMGIAYRCGLKAIRHHSDEAIDDGALAEDHAAAADPDEDRELRDWLGKGLERLSPDQRLVVELVYGLGHKLEEVAAIMQCPVGTIKARLFHARVKLRNVLPGLAGGASTLTESA, from the coding sequence ATGAACGACACCGACCTGCTCGGCGATGCCACCGACCGCATGCTGCTCCGGCGCATGGCGGCCAGCGACCGCGAGGCGCTGGCCCGCCTGTACCGCGCCTACCACGGCCGCCTGTGCCGGTTCCTGTCGCGGCTGACCCGGCGCCCGGACATCATCGAGGAAGCGATCAACGACTGCTTCTGGATCGTCTGGCAGAAGGCCGGCGACTTCCGCGGCGACTCGCAGGTCTCGACCTGGATCATGGGCATCGCCTACCGCTGCGGGCTCAAGGCGATCCGCCACCACAGCGACGAGGCGATCGACGACGGCGCGCTGGCCGAGGACCACGCCGCGGCGGCCGACCCGGACGAGGACCGCGAACTGCGCGACTGGCTCGGCAAGGGCCTGGAACGTTTGTCGCCCGACCAGCGCCTGGTGGTGGAACTGGTCTACGGCCTCGGCCACAAGCTGGAAGAGGTCGCCGCGATCATGCAGTGCCCGGTGGGCACCATCAAGGCCCGGCTGTTCCATGCCCGGGTCAAGCTTCGCAACGTGCTGCCGGGATTGGCCGGCGGCGCGTCCACGCTGACGGAGAGCGCGTGA
- a CDS encoding DUF3649 domain-containing protein, with translation MHPVPPAPPHLPTAAARVLPPWLGVLARTLAAIVGGYTLAAATSVLLPLLWPSVRAQAVLSGMMLGILVCACTALWAFAARSAGRAWLGIAALLAPMALAIAWLQQHAP, from the coding sequence ATGCACCCAGTTCCGCCAGCGCCGCCACACCTTCCCACCGCGGCCGCGCGTGTGCTGCCGCCCTGGCTGGGCGTGCTCGCCCGCACCCTCGCCGCCATCGTCGGCGGCTACACGCTGGCCGCGGCCACCTCGGTCTTGTTGCCGCTGCTGTGGCCATCGGTGCGCGCGCAGGCGGTGTTGAGCGGGATGATGCTGGGCATCCTGGTCTGCGCCTGCACCGCGCTGTGGGCGTTCGCCGCGCGTAGCGCCGGGCGCGCCTGGCTGGGCATCGCGGCATTGCTGGCACCGATGGCGCTGGCCATCGCCTGGCTGCAGCAGCACGCGCCATGA
- the ccmE gene encoding cytochrome c maturation protein CcmE: MHPTRKRRLLLVLLLLGAAALATGLFVLALQHNISYLFTPSQVQAGAAKDYRVFRLGGMVKAGSITRSADALQVQFTVIDKAGATAVAYTGILPDLFRDNQAVIATGSMQGARFVATEVLAKHDETYMPQELKDAMAQAHGNRSAAATAATARP, from the coding sequence ATGCATCCCACCCGTAAGCGCCGCCTGCTGCTGGTGCTGTTGTTGCTCGGCGCCGCGGCGCTGGCCACCGGCCTGTTCGTGCTGGCCCTGCAGCACAACATCAGCTACCTGTTCACCCCCAGCCAGGTGCAGGCCGGCGCGGCCAAGGACTACCGGGTGTTCCGGCTCGGCGGCATGGTCAAGGCCGGCTCGATCACGCGCAGCGCCGATGCGCTGCAGGTGCAGTTCACCGTGATCGACAAGGCCGGCGCCACGGCGGTCGCCTACACCGGCATCCTGCCCGACCTGTTCCGCGACAACCAGGCGGTGATCGCCACCGGCTCGATGCAGGGCGCGCGCTTCGTCGCCACCGAAGTGCTGGCCAAGCACGACGAGACCTACATGCCGCAGGAACTGAAGGACGCGATGGCGCAGGCGCATGGCAATCGCAGTGCGGCGGCCACCGCGGCGACGGCGCGGCCATGA
- a CDS encoding zf-HC2 domain-containing protein — protein sequence MKTGFNEPGNECAHAWELMPWVLQDSATEQENEWLVAHLAKCRHCSAEFAQQNRLRMAMTLPSDVPVDAEAGLQRLLQRLDAPLPQAQPPRRRASWTTRALVAAALLQAVGLGVLGMRLSAEHERSAAYRTLSDAAQPLAANAIRVVPDARMTLADWDALLRKLQLRVIGGPNAAGAYTVVPIQAGAPAQPQRSVQQLRATAGIRLAEPIAAP from the coding sequence ATGAAAACGGGCTTCAACGAGCCGGGCAACGAGTGCGCGCATGCCTGGGAACTGATGCCGTGGGTGCTGCAGGACAGCGCCACGGAACAAGAAAACGAGTGGCTGGTCGCGCACCTGGCCAAGTGCCGGCACTGCAGCGCCGAGTTCGCCCAGCAGAACCGCCTGCGCATGGCCATGACCCTGCCCAGCGACGTGCCGGTGGACGCCGAGGCCGGACTGCAGCGCCTGTTGCAGCGCCTGGACGCGCCGCTGCCGCAGGCGCAGCCGCCGCGCCGCCGCGCCAGTTGGACCACGCGGGCGCTGGTCGCCGCCGCCCTGCTGCAGGCGGTGGGCCTGGGCGTGCTGGGCATGCGCCTGTCCGCCGAGCACGAGCGCAGCGCCGCCTACCGCACCCTCAGCGACGCCGCGCAGCCGCTGGCGGCCAACGCGATCCGGGTGGTGCCGGATGCGCGCATGACCCTGGCCGACTGGGACGCGCTGCTGCGCAAGCTGCAGCTGCGGGTGATCGGCGGCCCCAACGCCGCCGGCGCCTACACCGTGGTGCCGATCCAGGCCGGTGCACCGGCGCAGCCACAGCGCAGCGTGCAGCAGTTGCGCGCCACCGCCGGCATCCGCCTGGCCGAGCCGATCGCCGCACCATGA
- a CDS encoding cytochrome c-type biogenesis protein, protein MSAIAAPTRRRTPWRRLLVLLWLLGGALPAFAQAVDPLPFKDHAQEQRFQQLTAQLRCLVCQNENLADSDATLARDLRHQVFAQLQAGRSDAQIKQYMVDRYSAFVLYDPPLAPATWLLWFGPALLLLGGAAMVLATLRQRRRAIGAATADADAEDAW, encoded by the coding sequence ATGAGCGCGATCGCCGCCCCAACGCGCCGACGCACGCCGTGGCGGCGGTTGCTGGTGCTGCTGTGGCTGCTGGGCGGCGCATTGCCGGCGTTCGCCCAAGCGGTCGACCCGTTGCCCTTCAAGGACCATGCGCAGGAACAGCGCTTCCAGCAGCTGACCGCGCAACTGCGCTGCCTGGTCTGCCAGAACGAGAACCTGGCCGATTCCGACGCGACCCTGGCGCGCGACCTGCGCCACCAGGTGTTCGCGCAACTGCAGGCCGGACGCAGCGACGCGCAGATCAAGCAGTACATGGTCGATCGCTACTCGGCCTTCGTCCTGTACGACCCGCCGCTGGCGCCGGCCACCTGGCTGCTGTGGTTCGGGCCGGCGCTGTTGCTGCTGGGCGGTGCCGCGATGGTGTTGGCGACGCTGCGGCAGCGCCGCCGCGCGATCGGCGCCGCGACGGCGGACGCGGACGCGGAGGACGCCTGGTGA
- a CDS encoding tetratricopeptide repeat protein has protein sequence MTPGFALAATAMLGIALFAVLRPLLAAHAGAHPQRGIAVLLALGLPLLGAGLYWHIGTPAALAGVPLQPLPPAAPEQTAQRLQGWLRQAWEAQQARRPHDAQQAYAQALRIAPDNVEALLGWAETDMAQRTDLAVGSAARAMLDRVLAQEPDNQRALWMRGIADFQQQRYADAAGDWRHLLTLLPAASPLRDAVTQKIAAADAMTAAPSTATATPR, from the coding sequence GTGACGCCCGGTTTCGCCCTCGCCGCCACGGCGATGCTTGGCATCGCCCTGTTCGCGGTGCTGCGCCCGTTGCTGGCAGCGCACGCCGGCGCACATCCGCAACGCGGCATCGCCGTGCTGCTGGCGTTGGGCCTGCCGCTGCTCGGTGCCGGCCTGTACTGGCACATCGGCACGCCGGCGGCCCTGGCCGGCGTCCCACTGCAGCCGTTGCCGCCGGCCGCACCGGAGCAGACCGCGCAGCGGCTGCAAGGCTGGCTGCGGCAGGCCTGGGAGGCGCAACAGGCGCGGCGCCCCCACGATGCGCAGCAGGCCTATGCGCAGGCCCTGCGGATCGCCCCGGACAATGTCGAGGCCCTGCTCGGCTGGGCCGAGACCGACATGGCGCAACGCACGGACTTGGCCGTCGGCAGCGCCGCACGCGCCATGCTCGACCGGGTGCTGGCGCAAGAACCGGACAACCAGCGGGCGCTCTGGATGCGCGGCATCGCCGACTTCCAGCAACAGCGCTATGCCGACGCAGCTGGCGACTGGCGCCACCTGCTGACCCTGCTGCCCGCCGCGTCGCCGCTGCGGGACGCGGTAACGCAGAAGATTGCCGCCGCTGATGCAATGACCGCCGCACCAAGCACAGCGACCGCTACACCACGCTGA
- a CDS encoding S8 family serine peptidase, giving the protein MTLRLAILLAACLGLGACAHAAPAAVTDPAAAAKAPSLDPSPALDSQRQIVLAVANPMAAPSRHAGSNLLGYAAARYYGAGTQAVATLEALNTRYGLRQVAGWPIKALGLYCVVLEPAPGSDRAALLAQLAKDDRVALSQPLQDFGTYSADGQAAAAAAPTQPLRYNDPYVDMQRGFAATNAATAQALSQGQGVDVAIVDTGVDTAHPDLRGRLRSTRDLVAADPGAFNRDHHGTEVAGIIAAGSNNHLGIVGIAPKAMLDVYKACWYPQRPGAGAGAGCNSFTLAKALAAIGDTRARIVNLSLGGPADPLLRKLLEQLLRDGRIVVAAMPPNGRLDGFPDGIPGVIVVRSSAATPAPAGVLSAPGEDILTTQPNGGYDFTSGSSMATAHVSGVVALLLALAPHLDARSVHDLLLRTSRTRDGLLQVDAAAAVQALPRSAPLAR; this is encoded by the coding sequence ATGACGCTGCGTCTGGCCATCCTGCTCGCCGCCTGCCTGGGGCTGGGCGCCTGCGCCCATGCCGCGCCGGCGGCAGTCACCGATCCCGCGGCCGCGGCCAAGGCGCCCAGCCTGGATCCGTCGCCGGCGCTGGACAGCCAGCGCCAGATCGTCCTCGCCGTGGCCAACCCGATGGCCGCGCCGAGCCGCCACGCCGGCTCCAACCTGCTCGGCTACGCCGCCGCACGCTACTACGGCGCCGGCACCCAGGCGGTGGCCACCCTGGAGGCGCTGAACACGCGCTACGGCCTGCGCCAGGTGGCCGGCTGGCCGATCAAGGCGCTGGGGCTGTACTGCGTGGTGCTGGAGCCGGCGCCGGGCAGCGACCGCGCGGCGCTGCTGGCGCAACTGGCCAAGGACGACCGCGTGGCGCTGTCGCAGCCGCTGCAGGACTTCGGCACCTATTCGGCCGACGGCCAGGCCGCGGCCGCGGCCGCGCCGACGCAGCCGCTGCGCTACAACGACCCCTACGTGGACATGCAGCGCGGCTTCGCCGCCACCAACGCGGCCACCGCGCAGGCGCTGAGCCAGGGCCAGGGCGTGGACGTGGCGATCGTCGACACCGGCGTGGACACCGCCCATCCGGACCTGCGCGGGCGCCTGCGCAGCACCCGCGACCTGGTCGCCGCCGATCCGGGCGCGTTCAACCGCGACCACCACGGCACCGAGGTCGCCGGCATCATCGCCGCCGGCAGCAACAACCACCTGGGCATCGTCGGCATCGCGCCGAAGGCGATGCTCGACGTGTACAAGGCCTGCTGGTATCCGCAGCGCCCCGGCGCCGGCGCCGGCGCCGGCTGCAACTCCTTCACCCTGGCCAAGGCGCTGGCGGCGATCGGCGATACCCGTGCCCGCATCGTCAATCTCAGCCTGGGCGGCCCGGCCGACCCGCTGCTGCGCAAGCTGCTGGAGCAGTTGCTGCGCGACGGCCGCATCGTGGTCGCGGCAATGCCGCCCAACGGCCGCCTGGACGGCTTTCCCGACGGCATTCCCGGGGTGATCGTGGTGCGCAGCAGCGCCGCCACGCCAGCGCCGGCGGGCGTGCTCAGCGCGCCGGGCGAGGACATCCTCACCACCCAGCCCAATGGCGGCTACGACTTCACCTCCGGCTCGTCGATGGCCACTGCCCACGTCAGCGGCGTGGTCGCGCTGCTGCTGGCGCTGGCGCCGCACCTGGACGCGCGCAGCGTGCACGACCTGCTGCTGCGCACCAGCCGCACGCGCGACGGCCTGCTGCAGGTGGACGCCGCCGCCGCGGTGCAGGCACTGCCGCGCAGCGCCCCCCTCGCCCGCTGA
- a CDS encoding DUF3325 domain-containing protein, producing the protein MTVLGLCLAFSGFVALCLGMEKHQLDLYGARRAAAPRLRQLQVAGWLLLGAALACCVAAHGWGIGPVLWVGSLSASAALLTLGLLPYRPRLIVPLALLAPPLGVGAALLG; encoded by the coding sequence ATGACCGTGCTCGGCCTGTGCCTGGCCTTCTCCGGCTTCGTCGCGCTGTGCCTGGGCATGGAAAAGCACCAGCTCGACCTGTACGGCGCGCGCCGCGCCGCCGCGCCGCGCCTGCGACAACTGCAGGTCGCCGGTTGGCTGCTGCTGGGCGCGGCGCTCGCCTGTTGCGTCGCCGCGCACGGCTGGGGCATCGGCCCGGTGCTGTGGGTGGGCTCGCTCAGCGCCAGCGCGGCGCTGCTGACCCTGGGCCTGCTGCCGTACCGGCCGCGGCTGATCGTGCCGCTGGCGCTGCTGGCGCCACCGCTGGGCGTGGGCGCCGCGTTGTTGGGATAG
- a CDS encoding DsbE family thiol:disulfide interchange protein, translating into MSRLLPLAGFLLLAALFGFGLWWSRSHDPRAVPSPLLGKPVPAFALPRLDRPDLRSGSQQLRGRPYLLNVFGSWCMACSEEHPLLMAQARQLGVALVGYAYRDDPHDTAAWLAQRGNPYALVLVDSDGQRAIDLGVYGAPETFLIDADGVVRYKHVGVLTPQVLADELRPAIVALDGARR; encoded by the coding sequence ATGAGCCGGCTGCTGCCGCTGGCCGGGTTCCTGCTGCTGGCCGCGCTGTTCGGGTTCGGCCTGTGGTGGAGCCGCAGCCACGATCCGCGTGCCGTACCCTCGCCGCTGCTGGGCAAGCCGGTGCCGGCGTTCGCGCTGCCACGCCTGGACCGCCCGGACCTGCGTAGCGGCAGCCAGCAGCTGCGTGGCCGCCCATATCTGCTCAACGTGTTCGGCAGCTGGTGCATGGCCTGCAGCGAGGAGCATCCGCTGCTGATGGCGCAGGCCCGGCAGCTGGGCGTGGCGCTGGTCGGCTACGCCTACCGCGACGATCCGCACGACACCGCCGCCTGGCTGGCGCAGCGCGGCAATCCGTATGCGCTGGTGCTGGTGGACAGCGATGGCCAGCGCGCGATCGACCTGGGCGTGTACGGCGCGCCGGAAACCTTCCTGATCGATGCCGACGGCGTGGTCCGCTACAAGCATGTCGGCGTGCTGACGCCGCAGGTGCTGGCCGACGAGTTGCGTCCGGCGATCGTGGCGCTCGATGGAGCGCGGCGATGA
- a CDS encoding response regulator has translation MKILVVDDYRTMRRLIRMLLGQLGYDDVVEAADGEAALAAMRAEKIGLVISDLNLQPMTGLALLQVVRSDAVLSCTPFLMVVAEARSDKVIAIREAGVSGYIVKPFNADMLKEKLARVL, from the coding sequence ATGAAGATTCTGGTCGTCGACGACTACCGCACGATGCGGCGTCTCATCCGCATGCTGTTGGGCCAGCTCGGCTACGACGACGTGGTCGAAGCGGCCGACGGCGAGGCGGCACTGGCCGCGATGCGGGCGGAGAAGATCGGCCTGGTCATTTCCGATTTGAACCTGCAGCCGATGACCGGTCTGGCGTTGCTGCAGGTGGTTCGCAGCGACGCCGTGCTGTCCTGCACGCCGTTCCTGATGGTGGTCGCAGAGGCGCGCAGCGACAAGGTGATCGCGATCCGCGAAGCGGGCGTCAGCGGCTATATTGTCAAGCCGTTCAATGCGGACATGCTGAAGGAGAAGCTCGCACGTGTGCTCTGA
- a CDS encoding PepSY-associated TM helix domain-containing protein translates to MKQGFRQSMAWLHTWSGLLVSWVLLLIFMAGTTSYFRNEISRWMRPELPRAQPGTDVVAARAVALLQREAPQSPQWFVSLASPRAPFTDLFWRNPPPADGARQSRKEMFGSALLDPVSGEASRTRDTRGGDFFYRLHFDLHYIPALWARYIVGFCAMFMLVAIISGVITHKKIFKDFFTFRPAKGQRSWLDFHNASAVLALPYHAMITYTGLVTLMLMYLPWGIKTAYPDAEQAFYAEAFQEPENLREASGTPGRMLPIAQLLDVARHEWGAQAPIAGFTVYNAGDAAAAIQIRQGDGQRLGYDAPSLLLDAGSGQILGRSGTLGAAAQTRSTLYGLHLAHFAGPWLRWLFFGCGLLGCLMVASGAILWAVKERPKHAKAGRIGLGLRLVDALNIGTVAGLPIAFAAYFWGNRLLPLHLEARPEREAAVFFLAWAAALLAAQVWPKRAMWAWQLYAGAALFGGLPLLNAITTDAHLGVSLLAGDWALAGFDLVCLFLGLALALAARRMQRWQPPLSAAERRARERGGSGKPVLATEGA, encoded by the coding sequence ATGAAGCAGGGATTCCGCCAATCGATGGCCTGGCTGCACACCTGGAGCGGCCTGCTGGTGTCGTGGGTGCTGCTGCTGATCTTCATGGCCGGCACCACCAGTTATTTCCGCAACGAAATCAGCCGCTGGATGCGCCCGGAACTGCCGCGCGCGCAACCGGGCACCGACGTGGTGGCCGCGCGTGCGGTGGCGCTGCTGCAGCGCGAGGCGCCGCAGTCGCCGCAGTGGTTCGTGTCGCTGGCCAGCCCGCGCGCACCGTTCACCGACCTGTTCTGGCGCAATCCGCCGCCGGCCGACGGCGCCCGCCAGAGCCGCAAGGAGATGTTCGGCAGCGCCCTGCTCGACCCGGTCAGCGGTGAGGCCAGCCGGACCCGCGACACCCGTGGCGGCGACTTCTTCTACCGCCTGCACTTCGACCTGCACTACATCCCGGCGCTGTGGGCGCGCTACATCGTCGGCTTCTGCGCGATGTTCATGCTGGTGGCGATCATCAGCGGCGTCATCACCCACAAGAAGATCTTCAAGGACTTCTTCACCTTCCGCCCGGCCAAGGGCCAGCGCTCGTGGCTGGACTTCCACAACGCCAGCGCGGTGCTCGCCCTGCCCTACCACGCGATGATCACCTACACCGGGCTGGTCACGCTGATGCTGATGTACCTGCCCTGGGGCATCAAGACGGCCTATCCCGATGCCGAGCAGGCGTTCTACGCCGAGGCCTTCCAGGAACCGGAAAACCTGCGCGAGGCCAGCGGCACGCCCGGACGCATGCTGCCGATCGCGCAGTTGCTGGACGTGGCGCGCCACGAATGGGGCGCGCAGGCGCCGATCGCCGGCTTCACCGTGTACAACGCCGGCGATGCCGCCGCGGCCATCCAGATCCGCCAGGGCGACGGCCAGCGGCTGGGCTACGACGCACCGTCGCTGCTGCTGGACGCCGGCAGCGGCCAGATCCTCGGCCGCAGCGGCACGCTCGGTGCCGCCGCGCAAACCCGCAGCACCCTGTACGGCCTGCACCTGGCGCACTTCGCCGGCCCCTGGCTGCGCTGGCTGTTCTTCGGCTGCGGCCTGCTCGGCTGCCTGATGGTGGCCAGCGGCGCGATCCTGTGGGCGGTCAAGGAGCGGCCCAAGCATGCCAAGGCCGGGCGCATCGGCCTGGGCCTGCGCCTGGTCGACGCGCTCAACATCGGCACCGTCGCCGGCCTGCCGATCGCCTTCGCCGCGTACTTCTGGGGCAACCGGCTGCTGCCGCTGCACCTGGAGGCGCGCCCGGAGCGCGAAGCGGCGGTGTTCTTCCTGGCCTGGGCGGCGGCCCTGCTCGCCGCGCAGGTGTGGCCGAAGCGCGCGATGTGGGCCTGGCAACTGTATGCGGGGGCGGCGCTGTTCGGCGGGCTGCCGCTACTCAACGCCATCACCACCGATGCGCACCTGGGCGTGAGCCTGCTGGCCGGCGACTGGGCGCTAGCCGGGTTCGACCTGGTCTGCCTGTTTCTCGGCCTGGCCCTGGCCCTGGCCGCGCGGCGCATGCAGCGTTGGCAACCGCCGCTGTCGGCGGCCGAACGCCGCGCCCGCGAGCGCGGCGGCTCGGGCAAGCCGGTGCTGGCCACGGAGGGCGCATGA